Part of the Corynebacterium caspium DSM 44850 genome, TTATTTTCGCTCATCTTATCGACCTTTGCTTTCGACGGTTACTGCAATATATGCCATCATAGCCACTGCATGCTTAGACAGTAATTTACTTCTGGCAGCTGTACTATATTTATGGTTTCAAAAATAGGCACTCAAGCTACTGTGATCTTAGCGAAAAATACTGCCGATACCACTGATTAACCTATTGCCTCCAGAAAGCGGATTATCAGAGACCATATAAGTCCAGGTAGCAGAGGGTCTGCGCAGTCCTGCAGCTGCTAAGTGGGCTCCCGCGGTATCTATTAAGACAGTATTAAAAGTCTTTACCGCATCATCTACTGCCCGCTGCGCTAAGTCTTTAAATTCCCTTACAGCAATTCGGTGATACTCATCGATTGGGGTTTCGCGGGCGATCGCGCGCAAATGGATGGATTCGCGCACGTCATCCATAAGAGCTAAATGTTCTGCCCAGGCATTATCTAAATGGTAAAGCATAATTTCCCGAGCAGCGGCGATTTTTGTATCAACAGCTAAATTGTGCAGTTCTGCGGCTCGGTTAGGGCTAAGTTGGGAAAGCTCTTCCCAAGCTTGGGCGGTATCTAGCAAACTTGTGCGGCGTTTATCTAAAATGTCACGCTGATCAGCTAGTAACTGGTTATATTTCCAAGTCTGGGCATGAATTTCCAATAATTGGCCTTCAGTTACCCGCTGGCAGTGTTCCACGAAATCACTAATACGCTTGGAAATTATGCGCCCGTCAGCCTCTGGTTGTGCCACTACTTGTTCTCCGGCTCCACCGGTGGCGATCACATCATCTTCAAGGGATACGAAAAATAGGGATAAGCCTGGATCCCCTTGGCGCCCGGCGCGCCCGCGGAGCTGATTATCCAGGCGTTTGGTGCGGTGCCTAGCTGTTCCTATTACCGCAAGACCGCCACTGGCTACTACAGCTTCGCGACTATGTCCGGAGGCCCCGCCAAGTTTGATATCGGTGCCTCGTCCGGCCATTTGGGTGGAAACTGTGACTCGTCCCAGATCTCCTGCTTCAGCGATAATGGCGGCTTCTTCGGCATCATTTTTAGCGTTTAGCACGTTAACAGCTATATCGCGGCGTTCCAGGGCGGCGGCTAGGTCTTCGGATTCGGCGACGTCGTGAGTACCTACTAAAACAGGTCGACCAGCGGCATGGAGGGTTTCGATCTCTGCGATGATAGCTGCATTTTTTTCGGCGGTTGTCGCAAAGATCCGATCGGCTTCATCGAAGCGTTGCAGTGGTTTATTACGTTCAATTACAGAAACATGCAGGTTATAGAATTGCCGAAGCTGGTCAGTTGCTTCCACAGCTGTTCCCGTCATGCCACAAACTTTGGGATAACGGCGCATCAGGGCTTGGAGGGTGATCGTGTCCAGGATGCGCCCGCCTTCGGTAACTGCTAAGCCTTCTTTAGCTTCTACTGCGGCTTGGAGTCCATCTGGCCAACGTTGGAGGTCTGCTACTCTGCCGCGGGAGGCGTCTATTAGTTGTACTTTTCCTTCGCGCACAATGTAGTGGACATCGCGTAGCAGCAAAGCGCGGGCATGCAGGGCCAGGTTTACTTGTACCAAGGTAGTGCCCACGTGGGCATCGTCGTATAGCGAATCAATGCCTAGGGCGGCTTCTACTGTGGCAGCCCCTTTTTCAGTTAGGAATACGTTACGTCGTCCCTCATCTGTGGTGAAGTGCAGGTCTTCGCGCAGGTGTCGTACTACGTGGGTGATATGCCCAGTGGGAGCAGTACCTGGTTGGCTACCGGCAAGCACGAGTGGCACTAGGGCTTCATCAACGAGTACTGAATCGGCTTCATCAACTATCGCAATATCTGCGAAGCGTTGCACAGCTTGGTCGCGCTTGGTTACTTGTTGATCTCGCAATACATCAAAGCCAATTTCATTAATGGGCCCATAGACGATATCGCAAGAATAAGCTTCCCGACGTTGCGCTGGAGTTTTTTCTTCAGTAATTGCTCCCACAGTGAGCCCAAAGAATTCTACGAGGGGGCGCATCCATTGGGCATCGCGGCGGGCCAGATAATCATTGACGGTGATTACGTGTACGTGTTTTCCCATTAAGCCGTAACCGGTAGCAGCCATGGCGCCTACTAGAGTTTTGCCTTCGCCGGTAGCCATTTGGATGACATCGCCAGCAAGCATTCTTAAAACGGCTTGTGATTGCACCTCAAAGGGGCAGATCTGCAAGGTGCGTTGAGTGGCGATATTAAGGGCTGCTAGAAAGTCCTCGGGTTTAGATAAGGTGCCGTTCGGGGAGATTGCGCGGCGGGCTAGTTCTGCTACTTCGGAATCACTGCTATTTGAAAGCTCAGTGGCACGCTGGGCAGCTTTAGTGCTTAGCTCAGCAGATTGTTTTTGGTGTTTACTGGTGCGCGCACCCATTGCGTTCCAAAACCAGTCAAAAGCTGCCACGGTAATTAATCCCTTCAGAAATGTTTTTTCTTAAGTGTTAAGACTAGCCCTTAAGTTATGCGACCCTCAGACCATGCCTGCCACATGGTCGCATATTCGCCACCTTTGGCTACTAAATCTTCATGCGGTCCGGCTTCAGTTATTTGGCCGTTATCCATAACTACCACGGTATCTGCCTTAGCTGCTTGGTCGAGACGATGTGCTACTACCACTGCGGTGCGCCCACTAGTTAGTTCAGCAGCAGCATCTTCTAATTCACCGGCATCTGAGCTGCCAGATTCGGCCGTGGCCTCATCCATGATCACTACTGCTGGATCAATTAATAGTACGCGGGCTAAAGCTAATTGTTGAGCTTGTACGGGGTCTAGCTGTACGCCGCGGGTGCCTACTTCGGTATCTAGGCCTTGGGGTAAATCTTCCCACCAGGTGGCGCGCACTTTTTCTAAGGCATTTATCAATTCCGCATCGGTAGCATCTGCGCGCGCCAGGGTGAGATCTGCGCGTAAAGTGCCCGAAAACACGTGCACTTCTTGGGAGATTAGGGCCAGTCGTGCTGCGCGTTGGGCATCGGAAAGCTGCGCTACTTCGATGCCATCAATAGTTGCTTTCCCCGCTGTGGGCACCCGCATCCCTGCAAGTAAAGCGGCGATAGTAGTTTTGCCAGCTCCCGATGCCCCAACTAGGGCGACAGTGGTACCAGGTTCTATTCGGAGATTGAAATCTTTAATTCCCCAATCTGAGCCTGGATAAGTAAAGCTGACATTCTCTAAAGCTGCAGCACCTCCGGGTGCAGGCACGTCTGGAGCTGGCTTTCTTACAGGCGGAGCTGCTGCTAGCACTCCTACTATGCGGGCTAAAGAAGCATAGGCAGATTGGATGGTGTCTAGTTGGCGTACCAGCTGCAAAATGGGTCCGCGTAAACGCACCAGCATCAAAACTGCGCTGGTTACTGCACCGACGGTAACTGCCTCATTGGAATTGAGCCAAAACCCGACTGCTAGTGCGGTACTTAACATTAGGCACTCGCAGATAGTGACAAAGGTTTGCATATTAAACATGGTGAGTCGGGCTAGCAAACTTTTGCGAACCACATCCTGGCTATCTTTGGCAATAGCAGCTAACATCTGGTCTTCCATACGATAAGAACGCACAGTTGCAGCGCCGTGAATAGTTTCCAAAACGGTGCGTGCTTGGGAGGCTACTGCAGCTCTTTCTGCAGCATAACGGGTGGGAGCTTTGGCTAAATAACGTTTTAAGGCAAACCAGTAGATGGGGGTAATAACTGCCGGAATTAATAGGAAATGCCAATCCATACCTGCAAGTGCCATGGTGGTTACGGTCACCATAAATACTGACTGGGTAAGTGAAGGCATAGTTTCGGTAGCAGCTTCTGAAACAGTGTTGATGTCATCGGTAGAGCGGCTAATAAGATCCCCAGTTCCAGCTTCTTCTACCTGGTGGACGGGCAAATTTAGGGCAGTGCCAATCATGGTGTGGCGCATGGAATTAATTACCCGTTCAGTTTCCCGGGAAATCAGGAAAAAGCCGCTGGCCTGGACTACTGCGGCACAAATTGCTGCCGCAATTAATAGTCCAGCAGTACCTGCTAGGTGGCCAAATATATCTGCGGTAGGCACTCCCGTTGGGAGATTAATAGCAATATCAACCATGCGGCCTAAAAGCCGCGGCACCATAACATTGGCAGCTGACCCACAGAGCAAGAGAGTAAGCGCAACGATAGAGCGCCACCGCACACCAGGAAGTTGGCTGGTTTGCTTCCAAACTTCTCTTACTACCTCAGCCCAGCTCGCAAGGGCGAAACTTGTGGGATTAGATTTTGCGCTCATAGCTGCACCTCGGCAAGGGTCTGATCAGCTATCTGACACCAGGCGGGAGATTTAGAAAAGACCACTGTCACCTGCCCTTTTCTTTGTTCTTTAACCCGGCGCGCAATATATTGCTGGGTGACTGAATCCACTGCAGAGGTGGGTTCGACTAAAATCATGACCCAGGCTTTATTAGCAATAGCGCGGGCTAATCCCACCCGTTGGCGTTGTCCTCCGGATAAGGATTTGCCGCCCTCACCGACATCACGTGCGAGGCCACCGGGAATGTCGGTAGCACTAGCAGTTTCTAAAGCTTGGAGCGCCACTGTTGGATCTGGATGAATATTATCAGCGATACTGCCACGAAATAGAGCCCCGTCATGGGGAGCTACCAGTACTCCAGGAGTTAAGGCGATTTCTTCTAGCCTTTTAAGAGGTGGATTTCCAGTTACTACAGTTAGGCCTGCAGGTAAATGGCTGAGGTCTGCGATGATTTGGGATTCCTCTGCAAAAGGCGCGGTTAGCACCTCAATAATTCGGGAAGCACTAGCTTGGGCACTGGCATAACTAGAAGCTAAATTGCGCCCGAGCATGTTAATAGGCTGGGTTATAAATTGAGTTAGGCCCACTACAGTGATAAGTTCACCTACACTGAGGTGCCCGCGCAAAGCCATACAGGCAGCAGCTATAGCGATGCTGATTATATATAGAGAACCAGTGATTTCAGTGGCCCCATTTAAGCGGGCTCGCGCTCCGTTGGCTGCCACAGTTTTTAGATAAGCCTCCCCCGAAGCTCCTGCATAACGATTAGCCATAGTTGCAACTGCACCTAAGCCTTTTAGAGTTCTTAGCCCATCTACAATATCTGCGGCCATACTGGCAGCTTGTCCTAGGGCGCGCTGTCTAGCACTGGATTTCCCGCGCAGTGGCTTAGAAATTAACAAAGCAAACCAGACGACAAGGGGTCCACCTACAAGTACTGCAATACCTAGCGGTGGCGATATCCGCAGCATCATTATGGCGACATAAATAATTGAGAGCACTTCAGCGACCGGAAATACTGTCATTAAGACAAACATTGCGACTCGGCTAGTGTCGGTAGAAGCAATTGAGAGTAGATCTCCTGGGCTGCGATGCTCATCGCCAAAACCGCGTGGATCCAGAATCCGACTATTAACAGTCATGCGCAAATCATTTGCGACCAACAGATGCGAGCGGGCCATAAAATAGCGCCCCACATATCCAGCTATCCCGTTGAAAATAAAAATCGCTACCAAAATAGAGATCCACTTATATAGCGCGGGTAGCGAATTTGCTTCTATGGCTTCATCAATAGCTTTACCTAAAATCACCGGAGTGATGCCATTGCAGATAAATACGGTGCTCAACAAAGCTGTGGCTACTAAAGACCAAGGCCTTTGCGAAAGGGCGGTTTTAATTAACCACCTCTGATCGCGAGGATCAGGCAAACGCGAAGGACGCACTTTGGGTCCAGGTACCCCTAAAACCTCGCGGGATTTAACTAAAGTTTTTCCCAGCTCCGTAACATTTTGCCGGTGCTCGCTAGTATTCACGCACTCTATGCTAACGGGACAACTCTACCGACGACAGTAAACCCTGCTGGCACGGATTAGACTTGAAAATATGTCTGCTTCTTATGCCTTAGATAAGCGCTGTCCGTGCGGGACGGGATTACAGTATGGTCAATGTTGCTACCGTTACCACCAAGGTTTAGAAGCTCCTACGGCGGAGACGCTCATGCGCTCCCGTTATAGTGCTTTTGTAGTCCAAGATGAATCTTATTTGCTGCGAACCTGGGATCCTTTCACTCGACCCACTGGCCCCTTAGCTTTGGATAAATCCCCCATAAGTTTTTATCGCCTAGATATTTTAGGAGTCCAAGGCGGTGGACCATTAGATACCGCAGGCCAAGTAGAGTTTGAAGCTTTCTATCGAATCGAAATCCCTAAGACTAGCCCAGATATGACGGCCAATGGTTCAGCTAACATAACTCGCGGTTCCCAACGGGAAATATCCACTTTTCGGCGAGAGGATGGCCGCTGGTTTTATAGCGATGGACTAGTTAATTAAAGAGGAAAGTGGCCGTACCTGCTGATTTCCTTTTTCTTTTAGCCTGCGGTATTCTAATCCCCGTTGCTCACACTGCTTAAGTATGGGTAATGCCGGACTGTGGCGCAGCTTGGTAGCGCACTACACTGGGGGTGTAGGGGTCGCAGGTTCAAATCCTGTCAGTCCGACCAAATTTCCCCGCTTACTAAAAACAGTAGGCGGGGTTTTTCTTTGCCTCCCTAAAGTCTTAGCAGGACTTAGCAATTAGCAGCCAGATATATTGATTTTATAAATCGAAAAACTGCAAAATCTCTGTGGTTGCAAAATTTTCAGGAGCCTTATTAGAAGTACTCCCCTGATATCCAGGCCATTCATGTTTGCCGCCAATAACTGAAATATGGCGCACTGGAGCTGCACAAATAGTTGCCTCGCGTCGCATAATTACCGGGGTTAGCGGAATAATCAACACCGGTCCTACACAGTGGTTGCGCAGTCTGGCAGTCTCAATAATTTGCTTATAACTTAGGTAGTGCACTTTATGTCTTTCACCCCCGGAATAACTGATAACGCCATCATCAGTGCCGCGAATATCTAGTATTGGAACAGTTCCGGGATAACAATCAGTAGCAAAACCGGTGTAATGTGCCGCTGCCACTCCCGCTATTCCAGCAAAAACATCTGGCATCCGGCAGGCCAATAATTCTGCAAAACCTCCCCCATTACTGAAACCAGTAGCAAAAACTTTTTGCCAATTTAGGGAAATGGACTGATTTAAATTCCCTAGCAAATCCAATACTAGGGTTTCATCGGCGCGGCTTTCATTAGTTTTAGCATAAGGTGCACTTTGCCAGGCGAGATCTATTCCTTGTGGATATATTTTGATAGCAGGTGCAGCTTCAAAGCCAAGGCCGGCACGAAATTTATCCACGGTTTGTTTATATCCGTGAAATACAAATATAACTGGCCAGCCACCATATGGGGTCTCCCCATCTGGAATATCTATTATGGCTTGCCTGGATAAACCTGCAGATTCTAGTTTTACGGTACTGGCAATTCCTGCAGGAAGTTCTCCAAATCCAAGGTATCTAGTAGTTGAGCTATGTGTTTGTATAGCGTTAGGAATTTGTGCCCCTTCGGCATTAACAACCGAATTAGTTGACTGTGGAGTTTTTGGGAGCAGAAATAATATTAAAAATACTGCTAATACCAGTGCCCCAACTACCCATATATGCCGGTACTGGCGCTTCCTACGCGCCCAAGCTCGACTAGATAGTTGGGGTGCATGCATGAGTTCGTATACTACCTGGCAATGACTAATAAATATGTAGCTTCCTACCGCCCACCATCTCAGGTGGATCAACCCGTTTTTAGATCTGAGCAGCATTTAGCCGCCTCTGCCAGGGCTTTTACTCATGGCGCAGATGTTTATCACGATATTCGTCCAGATTATCCAGGCGAAATCTATGATCTAGTAGGCAAGCCTGAGGGCCTGGTGGTTGATATTGGGGCCGGCACCGGAAAACTAACGGCTGGATTGCTAAACCGGGGACTTAAAGTAGCTGCTAGTGACCCCAGCCAAGAGATGCTATCTGTGGCTAGAAATTGTGTTCCCGGACACTTGATTCCCGTATGGCGAGCCACGGCGGAATATACAGGTTTAGCAGGCAATAGTGTGGAATTGCTAACCTGTGCGCAAACCTGGCATTGGGTAGATTATAAGAAAGCAAGTGCGGAATTTGATCGCATCCTAAAACCTGGCGGACGAGTAATCCTGGCTTGGAATACCATCGATGTCACAGATCCTTGGATACTACGATTAGCTCGAATTATGCACTCTGGGGATGTATTGCGCGAAGGTTTTACCCCGCCGATCGCAGATCCTTGGAAAATAAATACCGAAGTGCGCACTAAATGGAGTCAAAAAATGACTTTCGACGACATCGTCTCGCTAACTTCTACTCGTTCCTATTGGTTGCGCTCCTCCACCACAGTGCGAGAAAAGGTACGCCGCAATTTAGAGTGGTATTTCTTTGAGTTTTCCGGATTCCCGCGCGATGTAGTTATTGACCTGCCTTATCGCACGGATGGTTTTGAATTAGTTCGCCAAAGATAGCCTGCACCTAAGCAATTTCTGCGAGGCTTCTGCCGATTTCTGCCGGTTTCTTAAATCTGTATTAGACAAGCCCGGTAGTATAAACGCCAAGAAGAAAGACCAATCTGGTCTCTTAATCAAGGAGTTATCGTGGGGCGTCATTACAGCCAAAAAAGTATTATTAAGACCTCAGGGGTTCCTCGCGCTATTTTAATATGGCGACGGATTCTGCTAGGTTTTTTGGCATTTTGTGCGATAGCTACCACAGCCGGGCTGATCTTATTATGGCCAACTAATGAACCCATAAATATAACTCCAGAATTTAAATCTACCTTTAATTTAAGCACTCCACATGTTAAAGGCACAGTAACTCAGGTAACTTCTGGAGCTTGTCAATCAAATATAAATGGGCAGGTTTTTGAAGTATTTCCAGCTACCTCACCAAGTATTAATGAAGATACTTGCGATAATGCCTTAATTGAGATTACTTCCGGTGAAAATGCTGGTAAAAACACCATATTAGTCACTTTTGGCCAAACAGGAGAACCACAATTATCTACCGGCGATAAAATAGTTCTTAATGAAACCACTGATATAAATAATCAAACTACTTATGGTTTTAGTGATTACCAGCGCGGCCCGAGCTTGCTTTTATGGGGCCTAGTTATTGCCTTAGCAACTATAGCTTTAGCAGGTTTTCGCGGGATGCGTGCACTAATTGGCTTAATAATTGCCCTAGCAGTGGTGGGTTTTTTCCTAATTCCAGCGCTAATTCACGGCGGCCCTGCAGTACCTCTGGCCATGGTTTCTGGCTCCGCTATACTCTTTTTGGTAGTTTTATTAGTTCACGGAGTAAATTGGAAATCTGCTGCCGCTTTAGCTGGAACGCTAACGGCCCTAATTATTGCAGCTGGTCTAGCTTGGCTAGCTATTGATAGCACAAAATTAGCAGGCTACGGGGATGAATCAAATTTGCAGATCATTTTATATTTACCAGATGTTTCGGTAAGTAGTTTAATGCTATGCGGATTTATTATCGGGTCACTAGGTGTACTAAACGATGTAACTATTTCTCAGGCATCAACAGTTAATGAACTAGCTGCTTTAGAACCACAAGCTAAGCCGATGCGTCTTTTCACCGGAGCTATGAAGGTCGGCCGTGACCATATATCTTCAATGGTTTATACCCTGGTGCTTACTTATACGGGCGCAGCACTACCCCTTTTATTATTAATTTCAGTTTCTGGTCGTCCAGTTTTAGATACGCTAACTAGCGATGTTATGGCCACAGAACTACTTCGCTCTGGTGTTGGTGCATTAGCACTTACCTTGGCAGTTCCTATTACTACCATATTTGCTGCCGTCGTAGTTCCTAATGGAAAAGAACATGGAAATACCCCAGCTACTCCTGGACATTTGCATAGCCATGGGCACCTGGGGCACTCACATTAAATATTTAAAAACTGCTACTAATCGCAGTTACTTTTTGCCGCGGCGTTCGCGGACACGGATTGCGATACGCACTGGGGTTCCGTGGAAACCAAATTCTTCGCGGAATTTACGTTCTAGATAGCGTCGATAAGAGGCATCTAGGAAACCAGTGGTAAAGAGCACAATAGTAGGTGGACGAGTGCTAGCCTGAGTAGCAAATAGGACTCGCGGAAGCCGGTTATTTTTCATCGGCGGCGGATTCTTTGCAATCACAGCCCGCAACCAGTTATTTAGTTTGCCAGTAGATACCCGCTTATCCCAGCTTTCTAAAGCTTCCACCATTGCAGGCTCTAAACGTTGCAGAGCCCGACCAGTTTTGGCAGAAATATTAATTTTAGAAACCCAAGATAAGTGAGTTAGCTGCTCATCGAATTCGCGATCAAAATAATAACGGCGATCTTCATCCATTAGATCCCACTTATTAAAAGCGATAACTAGCGCCTTGCCAGCTTCTAGGATCATATTGAGCACTCGCTGATCTTGCTCAGAAATATTTTCTGAAGCATCAATTAGCATGATGCAAAGTTCAGCTTCTTCAATGGTGCCGCGGGTGCGCAAGGAAGCATAATACTCCTGCCCTTGCGCTGTGTGAACTTTTCTACGCAAACCTGCAGTATCGACAAATTTCCACAGATGCTCATTTAACTGCACTAAGGAGTCAACAGGATCTACGGTAGTTCCGGCAACATTATCCACCACAGCTCGTTCTTCGCCAGTCATTTTATTTAGCAGCGAAGACTTACCCACATTGGGCTTGCCAACCAGAGCTACGCGGCGCGGACCAGAGGTAATAGAACTATTGCGCGGCGGGGTATCAAAATAGCTAACTACCTTATCCAAGACGTCAGCATTGCCGCGGCCGTGTTGGGCAGAAATTGGCCAGGGATCGCCTAATCCCAGGCGATAAAATTCGGCAACATCGGCAAGCTGGGTATCAGAATCTACCTTATTAGCTGCTAAAAGTACCGGAACTTCAGATTTTTGCAATAACCGCGCCATTACTGAATCAGTTTCGGTAATACCAGTTTTAGTATCTACAACCAAAATGATTACATCTGAGGTTTCCATTGCGCGTTCGGCTTGGCGGGCAATAGCGCCGTGTATGCCTTTAGCATTGGGATCCCAACCGCCGGTATCTTGAACCCAAAAACGTTGGCCAGACCAGTCAGTTATATAAGAAACGCGGTCCCTGGTAACTCCTGGATTATCTTCAACTACGGCTTCCCGACGTCCCAACATGCGATTAACCAGAGAGGACTTTCCCACGTTTGGGCGCCCTACAATAGTTACTACATGCAAAGCTTCAGAAGTCGGGTCACTAATTCCAAAGGCTTTTTCAACCTCTGCCCATTCCTCATCGCTAAGAGTTTCAGATTCTTCAGCGGTGGGATCTAAGAATTGCATTTCCCCAAAATCAGCTTCATTGAAGCCTTCATCTAGTTCAGAAGTGAAATACTCAGTTAGGTTTTCTTCTTGATGGTTTTTAGGATCGTTTTCCCAAATTTCGCTCATGCTTTCTCCCTAGCTGCTGACAGCGATCAATTTGTGGAGCAGCTGGACCACCTGGTCAAGCGATATCTCCGAAGTATCAATAATTTGGGCATCTTTTGCTGGCTGCAATGGTGAAGTAGCCCGGCTGGAATCAGCCGCATCACGTCGCTGCACATCAGCTAGCACCGTTTCAAAATCAACCTGACGACCAGCGGCTTTGTCTTGGTCAAAACGCCGTTGTGCACGAACTCGAGCACTGGCAGTCAGATAAATTTTTAGAGGAGCATCTGGTAATACAGTGGTACCGATATCTCGGCCTTCCACAATTGCCCGATGCGCCTTGGCAGTTAATTTGCGCTGTAAATCTACTAAATTTTGGCGAACTTCTGGAACAGCGGAAACAGCGGAAACAGCTGCAGTTACCTCTGGTCCGCGAATTTCTTCAGAAACATCTTCCCCGGCTAGCAAAACAGCTGTGGAATGCGGATCATCACTAATCTCTAAAGGTAAATCAGAGGTAGCAGCAATAACTTTGGCGGTATTGGCTGGATCTACCCCTGCGCGAAGCACCTGCAAAGTAGCTACCCGATACATAGCTCCGGTATCTATATACCGAGCTTGCAGGTCTTCTGCGAGGCGGCGACAAGTAGTCGATTTTCCAGTTCCGGAAGGTCCGTCAACAGCAATAATCAAACCCCCATTAGGGGTATTGCTGATCACATTTCCACCACCTTATAAAGGCTGGCAAGCTCAGAACGATTTAAGGCTCGAATCGCCCCTGGTTTTTGGTCACCTAGCTGTACATTATGCAATTTGGTACGTACCAAGCGTTGTACGGGATAGCCGGCAGCTCGCAGCATGCGGCGCACAATATGTTTGCGGCCTTCATGAAGCTCAATTCGGATTAACGATTGCCCGTTATGGGTGTCAATAATCTGCACGAAATCAGCTTTTGCTGGGCCATCGTCTAGCTCAATACCATCACGTAAAGTGCGTACCAAAGTCTTATCGGCTTCACCTAATACAGTTGCTAGATAAGTTTTAGATACTTCATAACGCGGATGCATCAGGCGGTTAGCCAGCTCCCCATCATTAGTCAGCAGAAGTAGGCCTTCAGTGTCTGCATCTAAACGACCAACATGGAAAAGACGCTGCCCAGAAGCAGTACGTTCGCTTAGTAGATCCCCTACGCAGGGGCGCCCTTCTTCATCTGACATCGTCGAGAGAACTCCAGCAGGCTTATTTAGAATGAAATATTCGGTATCTTCATCGACGTTAATCCGGACGCCGTCGACCCGAATAACATCTACCTCTGGATGTACTTTAGTACCTTGGCGAGTCACGGTTTTACCGTTTACTTCCACCCGACCAGCATCAATTAAGATTTCAGAGTGGCGACGCGAGGCTACACCAGCGCGTGCGAGTACTTTTTGCAGGCGAATCCCTTCGCCAGTTATCTTGCTGCGGGCTTCGGCTAGGGCTTGTCGCTCTTCGGCACTTACAGTTTGCCGGGCAGCTGGGCGAGCAAAAGCTGGAGCTAGTGCTGCAGCGGCTTGTTTTTTATTTTTTTGGCGAGCTTCATCTGATTGGCGCTGCGCACGGGATCGAAATCCCTTTTCCGGTGTGCCTTCACGGCGAGCGGTTGGGTTCACAAAAAATTCCTCACTTCGGGATCACCCCGATGTCTCATATAGCAAATACTTTTTGAAATCTTAGCAGCTAGTTACCCAAATATGGGAGTTGGCCGTAGCTCCTAGGCTTCGCTGATATCTATACTGTCCAAATCTGGCAGCAATGGCGCTAACTCTGGCAAAGCTTCCAGTGACTCGATTCCTAAAACTTCCAAAAATAATTCAGTGGTGGCATAGCGGCGGGCTCCCCCAGTAACCTCATTATTTTCATCACTTGGAACTTCTCTGATTAAGCCGCGTAACTGCAAAGAACGCATTACTCCATCTACATTTACCCCGCGCACCGCTGCTACCTGGGACCGCGTTACTGGCTGCCGATATGCCACCACCGCCAAAGTTTCCAAGGCTGCTTTAGAAAGCCGACTTTGTTGCCCATCCAAAATCAGCTTTTCGACGTCACCAGCATGACGTTTGCGGGTATAAAACCTCCAGCCACCGGTTATTTCACGTAGCTCTATTCCAGATCCGCGAGCATCCAATTCTGTTGATATTTCTATCAGAAGTGCTAATATTTCCGCTTCTGCTACTCCCAAAATACGGGCTAAAAGTGCTGGTGAAGCTGGTTCTTCCACTACTAATAGCAGTGACTCCAGGCGGGAGCGCAATTCCGAAATCACGAAATCATTTTCGAAACTCATTAAATATTATCTTCCAAACTACCTTCTTCGATGCCTGTAGCTATGGGAAAATCTGTGG contains:
- the scpB gene encoding SMC-Scp complex subunit ScpB produces the protein MSFENDFVISELRSRLESLLLVVEEPASPALLARILGVAEAEILALLIEISTELDARGSGIELREITGGWRFYTRKRHAGDVEKLILDGQQSRLSKAALETLAVVAYRQPVTRSQVAAVRGVNVDGVMRSLQLRGLIREVPSDENNEVTGGARRYATTELFLEVLGIESLEALPELAPLLPDLDSIDISEA